One genomic segment of Brevibacillus laterosporus LMG 15441 includes these proteins:
- a CDS encoding heavy metal translocating P-type ATPase — MLQKGMMILSGVCVLISWLWGSIAGIDPAWIAIVVCGVPIAITAGKELWEQRSLNSDVLVTIAIIAATCIGELLAAAEVAFIMMIGMWLEEKTVAKATSALKEMVEMTPEQARVMRGGQWIEAKADSVLVGELVLVKPGEQIPVDGIVVAGQAAIDQAILTGESLPVEKRQGDEVFVGTTNTNGSLEIQTTRVGEETAFAKVTRLVEEAMEKRAPVQRLLDKWAVWIVGASLLLAILVYLVTNDMVRSVTVLIVFCPCALVLATPTAIMAGIGNAAKNGILIKSGVALEQLGSINTVLFDKTGTLTKGALSVAGIAHAEHSAQEVMRWAAALEQHSEHPIATAILHQAKKWELELPAVESFIMHAGSGIEGVVEGKRIYVGNPSFMKGLGIGLEQVQGLLTTKEKEGKTNILIASEYKLLGLISVSDQLRPEARETVETLTKAGVEVAVVTGDNKGAARFMAEQLGITQVYAEQMPDMKYMQVERQLKAGRKVAMIGDGINDAPALTLADVGISMGVHGTQIAAQASDVVLMSNDLRKIADVMRLGQKAVQVIRENLIISTAINSAAILLALLGVLGPVFGAFVHNITSVLVVLNSARLINFLSTPKNSRPSSPHHGAHSSAGYATDTGKLQSINKFVGL, encoded by the coding sequence ATGTTACAAAAAGGGATGATGATTCTTTCAGGTGTGTGTGTTCTGATTAGCTGGCTATGGGGCAGTATCGCAGGGATTGATCCTGCTTGGATTGCCATTGTGGTATGCGGGGTACCCATTGCCATTACAGCGGGTAAGGAATTATGGGAGCAACGAAGTCTGAATAGCGATGTGCTGGTCACGATTGCAATCATCGCGGCTACCTGTATTGGGGAGCTACTAGCTGCGGCTGAGGTAGCCTTTATTATGATGATTGGAATGTGGCTAGAAGAGAAAACCGTGGCCAAAGCCACTTCAGCTTTAAAGGAAATGGTAGAAATGACTCCTGAACAAGCACGCGTCATGCGAGGGGGACAGTGGATTGAGGCAAAAGCAGATTCAGTGCTAGTAGGTGAGCTGGTACTGGTAAAACCGGGTGAGCAGATACCAGTGGATGGAATTGTAGTAGCTGGTCAGGCTGCGATTGATCAGGCAATTTTAACTGGAGAGTCCTTACCTGTTGAGAAGCGGCAAGGGGATGAAGTATTCGTAGGTACTACCAACACAAACGGCTCCCTAGAAATTCAAACCACTCGTGTAGGAGAAGAAACAGCATTTGCGAAGGTAACGAGATTGGTAGAGGAAGCAATGGAGAAGAGGGCACCTGTACAGCGCTTGTTGGACAAATGGGCGGTATGGATCGTCGGGGCTAGCTTATTATTGGCTATTCTTGTGTATCTTGTTACAAATGATATGGTGCGTTCTGTGACCGTTCTAATCGTATTTTGTCCCTGTGCTTTGGTACTGGCTACTCCGACTGCGATTATGGCAGGGATAGGAAACGCAGCTAAAAATGGGATTTTAATTAAAAGCGGTGTAGCACTAGAGCAGTTAGGCTCAATTAATACGGTTTTATTTGATAAAACAGGTACGTTAACAAAAGGAGCATTGTCCGTTGCCGGGATTGCACACGCGGAGCATAGTGCCCAAGAGGTGATGCGTTGGGCAGCGGCCTTGGAACAGCATTCGGAGCATCCGATTGCTACAGCTATTTTACATCAAGCTAAAAAATGGGAATTAGAACTTCCTGCTGTAGAATCCTTTATTATGCATGCTGGCAGTGGAATTGAGGGGGTTGTTGAAGGGAAACGCATCTATGTGGGAAATCCATCCTTTATGAAGGGACTAGGAATAGGTCTTGAACAGGTTCAAGGCTTGCTTACAACGAAAGAAAAGGAAGGAAAGACGAATATTCTTATTGCTTCCGAGTACAAACTGCTAGGACTCATTTCAGTATCTGATCAGCTTCGACCTGAAGCTAGGGAAACGGTTGAAACATTAACAAAGGCAGGTGTTGAGGTAGCGGTCGTTACTGGAGATAACAAGGGTGCGGCACGGTTTATGGCAGAACAACTGGGAATTACACAGGTGTATGCGGAACAAATGCCGGACATGAAATATATGCAGGTAGAGCGCCAGCTGAAAGCAGGTCGTAAGGTAGCGATGATTGGTGATGGGATTAATGATGCCCCAGCGCTAACACTAGCTGATGTAGGGATTTCGATGGGCGTACACGGTACCCAAATTGCTGCGCAAGCGTCTGATGTGGTATTAATGTCAAATGATCTGCGCAAAATTGCCGATGTCATGCGTTTGGGTCAAAAGGCAGTACAAGTGATCCGGGAAAATCTAATCATTTCTACAGCTATTAACAGCGCTGCTATCTTGCTTGCTTTATTAGGTGTGTTGGGCCCGGTATTTGGTGCTTTCGTTCACAATATTACTTCGGTATTGGTGGTATTAAACTCTGCCAGACTCATTAATTTTTTATCTACTCCTAAAAATTCGCGTCCATCTTCTCCGCATCATGGAGCCCATTCATCAGCCGGGTATGCTACTGATACAGGAAAGCTTCAATCTATCAATAAATTTGTCGGATTGTAA
- a CDS encoding DUF2797 domain-containing protein, producing the protein MTLEKSGLLHGLAHTYQGKEQPVDYYLHLNEEKISLNEWIGQQISIQYDGQKNCIACGRKTNKTFNSGYCYPCFTKRPENDLCIVKPHECHFDQGTCRDESFGESHCMIPHYVYLALSSDVKVGLTRKNNELKRWVDQGAIRAIPIAELPTRRMAGELEVHLSQFMPDKTNWRKMLKGEVKEADLIQIREEAYEKFPEEFKPFQLREDEWIDITYPILETLSKINSLSLDKLECVSGKLLGVKGQYLIMDIGVFQVRKHAGYHVTVKTG; encoded by the coding sequence ATGACGTTGGAAAAAAGCGGCTTGCTGCATGGACTAGCACATACCTATCAAGGAAAAGAACAACCTGTCGATTATTATCTTCATTTAAATGAAGAAAAAATAAGCCTGAATGAGTGGATTGGACAACAAATTTCGATTCAGTATGATGGACAAAAAAATTGTATTGCTTGTGGACGCAAAACCAATAAAACCTTTAATAGTGGTTACTGTTATCCTTGTTTTACGAAACGACCAGAGAACGATCTTTGTATTGTCAAACCGCATGAATGTCATTTTGACCAAGGAACCTGTAGAGATGAGAGCTTTGGAGAATCACATTGCATGATTCCGCATTATGTATATCTGGCGCTCTCTAGCGATGTCAAAGTGGGACTTACCCGTAAGAACAATGAGTTAAAACGTTGGGTAGATCAAGGAGCCATTCGGGCTATACCGATCGCAGAGCTCCCAACACGTCGAATGGCAGGAGAGCTTGAGGTACATCTCAGCCAATTCATGCCAGACAAAACCAACTGGCGTAAAATGTTAAAAGGTGAAGTAAAAGAAGCCGATCTAATTCAAATTCGGGAAGAAGCTTATGAGAAATTTCCGGAAGAGTTTAAGCCATTCCAATTGCGTGAAGACGAGTGGATCGATATTACCTATCCAATCTTAGAAACCTTGTCTAAAATTAATTCTTTATCCTTGGACAAGCTCGAATGTGTTTCTGGAAAGCTACTTGGTGTAAAAGGTCAATATTTAATTATGGATATTGGAGTTTTCCAGGTACGAAAACATGCCGGTTACCATGTAACGGTGAAAACTGGATAA
- a CDS encoding polysaccharide deacetylase family protein gives MKKRLARSFTCCLALIGLAWLGVTSSGSVGLFANQMVYEPIHRIETQKKVVALTFDDGPDPTYTPRILETLHKNGILGTFFVLGSQSDKYPVIMQWIKKAGHEIGNHGYHHYDLNKLTEQEIYDEIKQAEKSIYKATGVLPQYYRPPGGVITTDVMNAVQLSGYDIIYWSVDPRDWSLARTSSVIVNSVKKHTSRGDIILFHDGGMNQKQTLKALQELITDLRSKGYKFVTVSQLLDEGNKVH, from the coding sequence GTGAAGAAGCGATTGGCAAGAAGCTTTACATGCTGCCTTGCCCTCATAGGTTTAGCATGGTTAGGGGTAACTTCATCAGGTTCTGTTGGTCTTTTTGCCAATCAAATGGTCTATGAGCCTATCCACCGAATTGAAACGCAAAAAAAGGTGGTGGCTTTAACCTTTGATGATGGTCCAGATCCAACTTATACACCTCGTATTCTAGAAACGCTGCATAAGAACGGTATTCTTGGCACCTTCTTTGTCTTAGGCTCCCAGTCTGATAAATATCCTGTCATTATGCAATGGATAAAAAAAGCTGGCCATGAAATCGGAAACCATGGGTATCATCATTACGATCTAAACAAATTAACCGAGCAAGAGATCTATGATGAAATTAAACAAGCTGAAAAATCCATTTACAAGGCTACAGGTGTCCTCCCCCAATACTATCGTCCGCCAGGGGGTGTGATTACCACTGATGTGATGAATGCTGTGCAATTATCGGGTTATGATATCATCTATTGGTCGGTTGATCCGCGAGACTGGTCCTTAGCTCGCACCTCATCTGTTATTGTGAACAGTGTTAAAAAGCATACCTCCCGAGGGGATATCATCCTCTTCCACGATGGCGGGATGAATCAAAAGCAAACCTTAAAAGCCTTACAGGAGCTCATTACTGACTTGCGTTCTAAAGGATATAAGTTTGTTACTGTTAGTCAATTGCTGGATGAGGGAAACAAAGTTCATTGA
- the mtnK gene encoding S-methyl-5-thioribose kinase — MGYQALSVQESILYVQNQGTIFTQAAPLVSREIGDGNLNLVFRITDEETGKSVIVKQALPYARVVGESWPLTLDRSRIEAEALKIQRELVGDLVPEVYHHNSELALTIMEDVGDHKLLRAGLIEGEIYPYFAKHIGTFLAHTLFFTSDLGMNPFAKKANVSRFINPELCKITEDLVFTDPYEDHDTNNFNPLIRQDVEAIWGNHALRREIAKLKYDFLTRAEALLHGDLHTGSIFVTKTSTKVIDPEFAFYGPIGFDIGAIIANLVLNYAGQHGLQADIEKREQYRFYLLDTIENVWNEFVSQFVRLWHKKAEERSAHVPDFWQDYVSQVLQDTAGYAGCKILRRVIGLAGVADLNRIEQEELRAEAERLALEIGQSFILNRKHLAEITDITAIVREITLEREQVLQK; from the coding sequence ATGGGGTATCAAGCGTTATCGGTTCAAGAATCCATTTTATACGTACAGAATCAGGGAACGATTTTTACACAAGCTGCGCCTCTTGTTAGCCGAGAAATTGGTGATGGCAATTTAAATTTGGTTTTTAGAATAACGGATGAAGAGACCGGTAAAAGTGTCATTGTGAAGCAGGCTTTGCCTTATGCCCGCGTGGTTGGCGAATCATGGCCGTTAACGCTGGACCGATCTCGGATTGAAGCAGAGGCTCTCAAAATTCAGCGAGAGCTGGTAGGAGATTTAGTACCTGAGGTATACCATCACAATTCGGAGCTGGCTTTGACGATTATGGAGGATGTAGGTGATCATAAGCTACTCCGTGCAGGCCTTATTGAGGGAGAGATATACCCGTATTTCGCTAAACATATTGGAACTTTTCTAGCTCATACCTTATTTTTTACCTCTGATCTTGGAATGAATCCTTTTGCTAAAAAGGCTAATGTGAGCAGGTTCATTAATCCAGAGCTATGTAAAATTACGGAGGATCTTGTATTTACTGATCCATATGAGGACCATGACACCAATAATTTTAATCCACTTATCCGCCAAGACGTAGAAGCAATATGGGGGAATCACGCATTACGTCGAGAGATTGCTAAGCTAAAATACGACTTTTTGACACGAGCAGAAGCTTTGTTGCATGGTGATCTGCATACAGGCAGTATTTTTGTCACCAAAACAAGTACAAAGGTGATTGATCCCGAGTTTGCTTTTTATGGGCCAATAGGTTTTGACATTGGGGCTATCATCGCTAATCTTGTCTTAAATTATGCAGGACAGCACGGCCTCCAAGCCGACATAGAGAAACGGGAGCAGTATCGTTTTTACTTATTGGATACGATAGAAAACGTCTGGAATGAGTTTGTATCGCAATTCGTTCGTCTGTGGCATAAAAAAGCGGAGGAGCGTAGTGCGCATGTTCCTGATTTTTGGCAGGATTATGTATCTCAGGTCTTACAGGATACGGCAGGATATGCTGGGTGCAAAATCCTAAGACGCGTGATTGGACTGGCGGGTGTAGCTGATTTAAATAGAATTGAACAAGAGGAGCTTCGAGCAGAAGCCGAAAGACTGGCATTAGAGATCGGCCAATCCTTCATTCTCAATCGTAAGCATTTGGCAGAAATCACAGATATCACGGCGATCGTGCGAGAGATTACGCTTGAACGGGAGCAGGTCCTACAAAAGTAA
- a CDS encoding GNAT family N-acetyltransferase has translation MKNIVISPDLELKEVRIEDAAVTFALIEKNRDYLREFLPWLDNVRDIEDSENNIRFAIQQAANMQGTHYSIWYRGQLAGRVAANFIEWNHRKTVIGYWLGAEFQGKGIMTQAVEAYLDYLVFGKWNLHRAEIAAAVQNEKSRAIPERLGFQLEGIMRGNEWLYDHYVDHAVYGMLQQEWKQRKKEREARGPIL, from the coding sequence ATGAAAAATATCGTCATATCGCCTGATTTGGAGCTAAAGGAAGTTCGTATTGAGGATGCAGCAGTCACCTTTGCTTTAATAGAAAAAAACCGAGATTATTTACGGGAGTTTTTGCCATGGCTAGATAATGTGCGAGATATAGAGGATTCGGAAAATAATATTCGTTTTGCCATTCAACAGGCAGCAAATATGCAGGGAACTCATTATTCGATTTGGTATCGAGGCCAACTTGCAGGAAGAGTTGCCGCCAATTTTATCGAATGGAATCATCGTAAAACGGTAATTGGCTATTGGCTGGGGGCTGAATTTCAGGGTAAGGGTATCATGACGCAAGCAGTTGAGGCATATCTTGATTACTTGGTATTTGGGAAGTGGAATTTACATCGGGCAGAAATTGCAGCTGCTGTACAAAATGAGAAAAGCCGTGCTATCCCGGAACGGCTAGGGTTTCAATTAGAAGGAATTATGAGAGGAAATGAATGGCTGTACGATCATTACGTGGACCATGCTGTATATGGAATGCTACAGCAGGAATGGAAGCAGCGAAAAAAAGAGAGGGAAGCTAGGGGTCCCATTTTATAA
- a CDS encoding 2,3-diketo-5-methylthiopentyl-1-phosphate enolase — protein MSTDRILVTYLTQAKDLQKKAEGIAVGMTVGSWTDLPLAKQEQLRPYLGEVADVSPLESTSSGETRGYITISYPTICFTQDIPSLLTGVFGKLSMDGKIKLVDIQLPPSFLQGFQGPKFGIKGIREITGVHDRPLLMSIFKSCTGLSLEELEVQFRAQAEGGLDLIKDDEIFFADDKAPFIQRIRRFKAISDKIAEQTGKPVLYAANLTGPSSQLIERAKQAVDAGASCLLFNALAFGFDLLQRLAEDPDIQVPIMAHPALAGAYYPSPDYGIAAPLLLGKLLRLAGADLVLFPSPYGNVALDKSEATQLANHLVEEHGTLQPAFPVPSAGIHPGLVPQLYADFGLDQVVNAGGGIHGHPLGATAGGRAFRAAIDASVNGISLTVAASDSNELRLALEKWGGSA, from the coding sequence ATGAGTACAGATCGAATCCTCGTAACCTATTTAACCCAAGCAAAGGATTTACAAAAAAAAGCGGAAGGTATTGCAGTTGGTATGACAGTAGGCTCATGGACGGACCTTCCTCTGGCAAAGCAGGAGCAGCTACGCCCCTATTTAGGTGAAGTAGCGGATGTATCTCCTCTTGAATCCACCTCGTCAGGTGAAACACGAGGTTATATCACGATTAGTTATCCAACCATATGCTTTACACAGGATATCCCTTCTCTTCTTACAGGGGTATTTGGCAAACTATCAATGGACGGGAAAATCAAGCTGGTAGACATTCAGCTTCCTCCTTCTTTTTTACAAGGCTTTCAGGGTCCAAAATTCGGCATAAAAGGAATACGGGAAATAACCGGTGTGCATGATCGTCCTTTATTAATGAGTATTTTTAAGTCATGCACAGGTTTGTCACTAGAGGAACTAGAAGTGCAGTTTCGTGCCCAAGCAGAAGGCGGCCTTGATTTGATTAAGGATGATGAAATTTTCTTTGCTGATGATAAAGCTCCATTTATCCAACGTATCAGACGCTTTAAAGCCATCTCAGATAAAATTGCAGAACAAACCGGCAAACCTGTCTTGTATGCCGCTAACCTTACAGGGCCTAGCTCACAGCTTATTGAACGAGCGAAGCAAGCTGTCGATGCAGGTGCTTCCTGCCTTTTGTTTAATGCACTTGCTTTTGGCTTCGATCTCCTGCAACGTCTAGCAGAAGATCCAGACATTCAAGTGCCAATCATGGCACATCCCGCACTCGCCGGCGCCTATTATCCTAGTCCTGATTACGGCATTGCTGCTCCGCTCCTGCTCGGTAAGCTATTGCGTTTAGCCGGGGCTGATTTAGTGTTATTCCCTTCTCCATACGGAAATGTAGCATTAGATAAGAGCGAGGCTACTCAGCTAGCTAATCATTTAGTCGAGGAACACGGCACCTTGCAACCTGCCTTCCCTGTTCCATCAGCGGGTATTCATCCCGGATTGGTTCCCCAACTGTACGCCGACTTTGGCCTAGATCAGGTTGTTAACGCAGGCGGCGGCATTCATGGGCACCCACTCGGAGCAACAGCAGGCGGTCGAGCATTCCGTGCCGCTATTGATGCATCCGTGAATGGAATCAGTCTTACAGTAGCAGCTTCCGACTCTAATGAACTGCGACTCGCACTAGAAAAATGGGGAGGTTCTGCATGA
- a CDS encoding MFS transporter, producing the protein MKSSRFTFTTLLVVVFIAGITQGLTLPLLAILLEERGISAVSNGLNAAALYVGMFIMSPLMEIFLRKWGYRTCLFIGLVLVTFSTLLLPLFTSLSVWFVLRLIMGMGDSALHYTSQIWVTATSTPERRGRDLSLYGLSYGAGFSVGPLAINLMPFGLWAPFMALVACNLVAFFMLLQIRNAFPPEVKANDGKKVVKSREKYKMVIQMTWLALIPAFLYGFMETTLNGSFPIAALRSGISAESVSIILPSFVVGSLFLQLPLGTLSDRVGRKKVMMYCAIIGCIAFMLFPLATSSVPLMMLLLASAGAAVGSFYSLGLAYCADILPQGLIPIAGIIASMNFSVASIITPSVNGFLINYVSPTSIFVAMGAMFIVFFLAALFFRPEKAQTTSIQEFEGVEMK; encoded by the coding sequence ATGAAATCTTCGCGCTTTACTTTTACAACATTGCTCGTAGTGGTCTTTATTGCTGGTATTACTCAGGGATTGACGCTTCCTTTGCTAGCTATCTTGTTAGAGGAACGCGGCATTTCTGCTGTTTCTAACGGTTTGAATGCTGCTGCTCTCTATGTCGGAATGTTCATTATGTCGCCATTGATGGAAATCTTTTTACGAAAATGGGGTTATCGGACATGTCTATTTATAGGGCTTGTACTGGTGACATTTTCTACTTTATTACTTCCATTGTTTACATCGCTTAGTGTATGGTTTGTCCTCCGCTTGATAATGGGGATGGGCGACTCTGCTCTGCATTATACCAGTCAGATCTGGGTGACGGCAACATCTACACCAGAGCGACGTGGGCGTGATCTTTCGCTATACGGTCTGTCTTATGGAGCTGGTTTTAGCGTAGGACCACTAGCCATCAATTTAATGCCGTTTGGCTTGTGGGCACCTTTTATGGCACTTGTTGCTTGTAATCTGGTAGCTTTCTTCATGCTGTTACAAATTCGTAACGCCTTCCCACCTGAAGTAAAAGCAAACGATGGAAAAAAGGTAGTTAAATCAAGAGAAAAGTACAAGATGGTTATCCAAATGACATGGCTGGCTTTGATTCCAGCTTTCCTATACGGTTTTATGGAAACAACGCTAAACGGCAGCTTTCCGATCGCTGCCCTACGTTCGGGAATTTCGGCAGAATCCGTTTCTATTATTTTGCCATCCTTTGTAGTAGGTAGTTTATTCCTACAGTTGCCACTTGGAACCCTAAGTGACAGAGTAGGACGCAAAAAAGTCATGATGTACTGTGCCATAATTGGCTGCATCGCGTTTATGCTGTTCCCGTTGGCAACATCCTCTGTACCGCTAATGATGCTGTTATTAGCTTCTGCGGGAGCAGCGGTGGGCTCTTTCTACTCGCTAGGATTAGCTTATTGTGCTGATATCCTGCCACAAGGCTTAATTCCGATTGCAGGAATTATTGCAAGCATGAACTTTAGCGTAGCAAGTATTATTACACCTAGTGTTAATGGATTCTTAATCAATTACGTTTCTCCAACCTCAATCTTTGTGGCGATGGGTGCTATGTTTATTGTTTTCTTCTTGGCAGCTCTTTTCTTCCGACCAGAGAAAGCGCAGACTACATCTATTCAAGAGTTTGAAGGAGTGGAAATGAAGTAG
- the alr gene encoding alanine racemase: MDKFYRDTWVEVNLDDIRTNILTFRQHIPKKTEIMAVVKADAYGHGSVAVAREALAAGATALAVAFLDEGIVLRKAGIKCPILILGYTPIRAVQKAFEWNISCTVFQTNWIKKAEKILSKKQEKKKANNHADNHGDNHADKNEDKSITKNAQDKKDIATQGCKRLSVHINIDTGMGRIGVRTKKALLSVAKGVYNSEVFQWDGIYTHFATADSQNVTYLNQQFERFQDYLGFLKRKGFKLPAIHCCNTAAAMTHPEWGFNYIRLGIGMYGLYPSVYIKSLHILNLKPALQVKTRVSNVKFMQKPLGISYGVTYIASPGEQIITLPIGYGDGFSRLLSNKGSVLLQGKRFSVVGRITMDQCMVSVNKIKAKVGDEVVIYGRSGKEEITLEEVAELMGTINYEVACMLNYRLPRVYTKQNKIVSVRNLLGSINPKPRKQKKK, from the coding sequence ATGGACAAATTCTATCGTGATACGTGGGTAGAGGTCAATTTGGACGATATACGGACTAATATATTGACCTTTCGACAGCATATACCCAAAAAAACTGAAATCATGGCAGTAGTGAAAGCAGATGCATATGGACATGGCTCCGTAGCAGTCGCAAGAGAAGCCCTAGCGGCAGGCGCTACCGCTCTAGCCGTCGCGTTCCTAGATGAAGGGATTGTCCTTAGAAAGGCAGGCATCAAGTGTCCCATACTGATCTTAGGCTATACACCGATAAGAGCAGTGCAAAAAGCATTTGAATGGAACATCTCATGCACTGTGTTTCAAACGAATTGGATAAAAAAAGCGGAAAAAATCTTAAGCAAGAAACAGGAAAAGAAGAAAGCCAATAACCATGCAGATAATCATGGAGATAACCATGCAGATAAAAATGAAGACAAATCAATAACAAAGAATGCTCAAGATAAGAAGGACATAGCCACACAGGGGTGTAAACGCTTGTCTGTACATATCAACATCGACACAGGTATGGGACGAATTGGTGTAAGGACAAAAAAAGCACTTCTTTCTGTGGCGAAGGGTGTCTATAACAGTGAAGTGTTTCAATGGGATGGCATTTATACTCATTTTGCCACGGCAGATTCACAGAATGTCACTTATTTGAATCAGCAATTCGAAAGATTTCAAGACTATTTAGGATTTTTAAAGAGAAAAGGGTTTAAACTACCTGCTATTCACTGCTGCAATACTGCGGCAGCGATGACTCATCCTGAGTGGGGATTTAATTATATTCGACTAGGAATTGGAATGTATGGATTATATCCATCTGTCTATATAAAGTCATTACATATACTTAATCTAAAACCTGCTCTTCAAGTAAAAACCCGTGTTTCAAATGTGAAGTTTATGCAAAAGCCGCTTGGCATAAGCTATGGTGTTACCTATATCGCTTCACCAGGGGAACAGATTATTACTCTTCCGATCGGCTATGGAGACGGTTTTTCGCGGTTGCTTTCGAATAAGGGAAGCGTCCTTTTACAAGGAAAGCGATTTAGCGTGGTAGGCAGGATAACGATGGATCAATGTATGGTAAGTGTAAATAAAATCAAGGCAAAAGTAGGAGATGAGGTTGTGATTTACGGTCGATCTGGCAAGGAAGAGATCACACTGGAAGAAGTAGCCGAACTAATGGGTACGATTAATTACGAGGTAGCCTGCATGCTTAATTATCGATTACCGCGGGTTTATACCAAACAAAATAAAATCGTCTCCGTACGTAATTTATTAGGATCAATAAATCCTAAGCCAAGAAAACAGAAGAAAAAGTAA
- a CDS encoding DUF1722 domain-containing protein, giving the protein MNMTCQNDLFSSEKRFSFSLVSKAWCEQIWAEHKYWVMMRCYQKYKQISQAFRDQVKTSRETGERDWSIFAEQLLHEFQKMRKLPIDSGNACNALSHAFGHLRGKLTEQESGSWHVLLQRNWEEAHRILFLLTMEYGDDYLSRSRLFSPEAPSSHTWIRFRGKDFFIAKDLGQWKILEPWEVWERVGVYQVNLLTKYRLLANLGGIVHPLAQYDQYINRD; this is encoded by the coding sequence ATGAATATGACATGTCAAAACGACCTCTTTTCTTCGGAAAAGAGGTTTTCTTTTTCTTTGGTAAGCAAAGCATGGTGTGAACAGATATGGGCAGAGCATAAGTATTGGGTCATGATGAGGTGTTATCAAAAATATAAGCAAATCTCACAAGCATTTCGGGATCAAGTAAAAACGTCTCGCGAAACAGGCGAACGCGATTGGAGTATATTTGCAGAACAGTTATTACATGAATTTCAGAAGATGCGAAAATTGCCTATTGATTCAGGCAATGCCTGTAATGCCTTGAGTCATGCATTCGGTCATCTGCGCGGAAAACTTACGGAGCAAGAAAGCGGCTCCTGGCATGTCTTATTGCAAAGGAACTGGGAGGAAGCTCATCGTATATTGTTCTTACTTACTATGGAATATGGTGATGATTATTTGTCGCGGTCTCGCCTATTTTCACCGGAGGCTCCTAGCAGTCACACATGGATTCGGTTTCGTGGCAAAGATTTTTTTATTGCAAAGGATTTGGGGCAGTGGAAGATTCTTGAGCCATGGGAAGTTTGGGAGCGAGTCGGCGTGTATCAAGTTAACCTATTAACCAAATATCGCTTATTAGCCAATCTAGGAGGAATCGTTCATCCCCTGGCACAATACGATCAATACATCAACCGAGACTAG
- a CDS encoding 2-hydroxy-3-keto-5-methylthiopentenyl-1-phosphate phosphatase, translating to MTKQLVLFCDFDGTITEKDNIVAIMRHFHPPGWEELTEQILTQQISIREGVGKLFSLLPSSLEHEITQFAVENARIRPGFAEFVDYCRQENVTLLITSGGIDFFVHPILAPFQLDGPIYCNGSDFSKERIKITWPHTCDEHCQTDCGMCKTTIIRSYDATGYTRVVIGDSITDLAGSRIADFVIARSFLLEKCQEENLSHKPFTTFYDVISIIKAIRAKQEGIVL from the coding sequence ATGACGAAACAGCTTGTGCTTTTTTGCGATTTCGATGGAACGATTACAGAAAAAGACAATATTGTGGCAATCATGCGCCACTTTCATCCCCCAGGCTGGGAAGAGTTAACCGAACAAATTTTGACGCAACAAATATCCATTAGAGAAGGGGTAGGAAAGCTGTTTTCCCTGCTTCCCTCTTCACTCGAACATGAAATCACTCAATTTGCTGTAGAGAATGCCCGTATCCGCCCTGGTTTTGCAGAGTTTGTGGATTATTGCCGGCAGGAAAACGTGACTCTGCTCATTACAAGCGGAGGTATCGATTTTTTTGTTCATCCGATTCTTGCTCCGTTTCAGCTTGATGGCCCAATTTATTGTAATGGCAGTGATTTTAGCAAAGAGAGAATAAAAATTACGTGGCCGCATACCTGCGATGAGCATTGCCAAACAGATTGCGGAATGTGTAAAACTACCATTATTAGAAGCTATGATGCTACCGGCTATACACGTGTTGTTATTGGGGATAGTATCACTGACTTGGCAGGGTCTCGAATTGCTGATTTTGTCATTGCTCGTTCCTTCCTGCTGGAAAAATGTCAGGAAGAAAATTTATCACATAAACCATTTACTACTTTTTATGATGTGATTTCAATTATTAAAGCCATTAGGGCCAAACAGGAGGGGATTGTGCTATGA